The sequence CAGCATCGTCACGCATGAGTTGCGCTCGGCGCTGCTTGCCAGGCTGTCGAACAGCGTGACGCTGCGCAATTTCCCGTCGGATGCCACCTCCTCCGACGAAACCACCTGGCGCACCGGCGCCGGCCTGACCTGGGACATGAACCGCTATCTCGCCTTGACGGGAGACGTCAGTTACGAGCGTACGAACAGGGATCGCGGCCCTTCGAGCGACACGGCGCGCGTCGGCGTGGGGCTCGCATTGCGGCGCTAGATCGTTCTGAGAGAAAAGCAACCGGTTTCCGGCCGCGTGCTCGCGCCTGAAAATGAGAAAGAGGCTGCGCCCGAGAGCGCGGCCTCTTTCATTCAGGTGAAATCGTCACCTCAGGCCTTGCAACAAAGCCTTCAGCGGTTGCTCGACAGTCGGGCGAATATCGCTGCGCTCGAGAGCGAAGGCGACGTTCGCGAGGATGAAGCCGTCCTTCGCGCCGCAGTCGTAAGTATCGCCGCGGAAGTGATAGGCGGCGAACGGCTCCGTGGCCGAAAGCTTCACCATCCCGTCGGTCAACTGGATCTCGTTGCCCGCGCCGCGCTCTTGCCGCTCGAGAATCGGGAAGATTTCCGGCTGCAGGATGTAGCGGCCGTTGATGAAGAAATTCGATGGCGCTGTGCCCGGCGCCGGCTTCTCGATCATTTTGGTGATCCTGAAGCCCTCGCCGATCTTTTCACCGACACCGACGATGCCGTATTTGTGAGCCTGATCCGGAGCGCATTCCTCGACCGCAATGACGTTGCCGCCGCTCTGCTCATAGAGCTCGACCATGCCCTTTAGGCAGCCCTTCTCGCCCTTCATGATCATATCGGGCAGCAAAAGCGCGAATGGTTCGTTGCCGACGAGGTCGCGCGCGCACCAGACCGCGTGGCCAAGGCCGAGAGGCGCCTGCTGGCGCGTAAAGCTGGTGGTGCCGGCCTTCGGGAGGATGGCATCGAGGAGCTCGATTTCCGCCTTCTTGTTGCGCTCGCGCAGCGTCTGGTCCAGCTCGACTTGAATATCGAAATAGTCTTCGATCACCGCCTTGCTGCGGCCGGTCACGAAGATCAGATGCTCGATTCCCGCTTCCAGCGCCTCATCGACGACGTACTGGATGACCGGCTTGTCCACCACCGTCAGCATTTCCTTCGGGACCGCCTTGGTGGCGGGAAGGAAACGCGTTCCCAGTCCCGCGACGGGGAACACGGCTTTGCGGACTTTACGCTTGTCGGTCATAGACACCTCCTTGCAGTGGTTTCTCAGTCTAGCCTGAAACAGGCAAATTGAATTGGATTTAGTCGCCGATTTGCTATTTTTTTACGAATGAAGACGACGTGGATTTTTCATGGTAAAGACTTTGTTGACTTCGTTTCTGTAGGCTCTCCTCCGATCCGAAACGGTTCAAACCGTTCGGCCCCTAGAAGAACCGCATGCTGCCCTTTCCAGCGGCCTGCTGCGGGCAACATTGCAAACCCGGAGTATTCCGTCCGGCATGAACGCCGGCTGAACGCTCCGCCGAGAAACGGAACCGACAGCTGATGATCAGAAACCGCAGGACGTTCTTTCGACATATCGCAGCCGCTCTCGTTATCGCCGCCGCGCTTGGTTCGTCGCCCGCGCGTGCGGATTCAGGTTTTCAGAGCTGGATCAACAATTTCTACGCCACCGCCGCCAAGAGCGGCATCACCCAGGCGACCTACCGCAGGGCCTTTGCCGGCGTGAAGACGCCCGATCCGGCAGTCATCGAAAAGGCGAACTTTCAGCCCGAATTCAAGCACAAGATCTGGGAATATATCGACTCGCGTGTCAATCCGTACACCACGCGCATCGGCCAGGAAATGGCGGCGAAACACGCCCGCACGCTCAATGCTTTGGAGCGGCACTACGGCGTCGACAAGACCATCCTGCTGGCGATCTGGTCGATGGAATCGAACTATGGCGCCGTGCTCCAAAAGGACGACCGGCTGCACTACGTGCCGCGCGCACTGGCGACCCTTGCCTATGCCGACCCGAAGCGGGCGAAATTCGCGAGGACCCAACTTATCGCGGCGCTGAAGATCCTGCAGCGCGGCGACATCACTCCGCGCGAACTGACCGGCTCCTGGGCGGGCGCCATGGGTCACACGCAATTCATTCCGACGAGCTATCTGCTCTACGCCGTTGATGCCGACGGAAACGGGCATCGGGACATCTGGAACTCGGTTCCCGATGCGCTGGCAACGGCCGCCAATCTGTTGAGGAAAAACGGTTGGCAGCCGGGCGAGACCTGGGGCTACGAGATCGTGGCACCGGCCAATGCGGCGAAATATGCGGGCCAGACGAAGACGCTCGGCCAGTGGGCCGCGCTCGGCTTCATCCGCCCGAACGGCAAAGGCTTCAGCAACCCGAAGACGCGGGCCGAACTCAAGCTGCCGGGCGGCGGCAAAGGTCCGGGCTTCCTGATGACGCGCAACTTCTTCGTTATCAAGCGCTACAACGCCTCCGATTCCTACGCGCTTGGCGTCGGCCTCCTCGCCGACCAGATTGCCGGCTACGCCGGAATGCAGCAGCGCTGGCCGCGTCCGGACGGCTCGCTCGACATCAGCGAGAAGTTCGAGCTGCAGAACCGGCTGAAGGAACTCGGCTACTACAACGGCGAAGTCGACGGCAATTTCGGCTCAGGCTCCAAGGCCGCAATCCAGGCGTTTCAGGCGCAGAACGGCCTGGCCCCGGACGGCGAACCGACGCAACATCTCCTGCGCGCACTGCGCAAGTGATCGCGACCGGCGCGATCTCTCCCGATCACGGCGATTTTCAATCATTCGGTGCCAAATCGCCGTGATTTGGCGTATGGTGGGGCAATCCTGCCACTTGACGGTGAAGTGACTATGCTGACAACCAGAGACGCCGGGAAGGGCCGGTTCTTGCGTCCGCTTCGTTTAGCGCCGATTTTTATGGGTGCGATGGCGATGCTCGTTGCCGGTCTCTTCGCCACCATGGCCGAGGCGCAGGAGCCGGTCCCTCGCCGCAATCTGCTTCAGAAGTTCTTTGGCGTCTTCGTGCCCCAAAGACGCATCTACTACCAGGACCAATACGATTTTCCCCGGCAGCCCAGACCCCGCCGGATGCAGAAGCGCCGGCAGCAACCGGCGGAGCCGCAACAACCGCGCCAGCAACGCGCCAAGCCGCGCCTCGCCGAGACGCCGCCCCCCGCTCCGGTCGTCGAGAAGTCGCCGGACGCAAAAAAAGTCCTGGTCGTCGGCGACTTCGTTGCTGGAAGCCTCGGCGACGGCCTGAAGGTTGCGTTTGAAACGACGCCGGGGATTGCGGTCGAAACACGGGCGAGCGGCTCGTCGGGCCTCGTCCGGAACGACTATTTCGACTGGCCGAAAATCCTCTCCGACTATGTCTCCGAACTGAAGCCTTCAGTGATCGTCGTCAGCCTCGGCGCCAACGACCGCCAGTTGATGCAGATCGGCGACACGAAGGAGAAGTTCCGCACCGACGTCTGGATGGAAGAATACCGCAGACGCGTCAATGCGTTCGCGGCGCTGGCACGAAAGGACAAGCTGCCGGTTCTCTGGGTCGGCATGCCGCCCTTCCAATCGACGGCCATGACCGCCGATATGGTGACCTTCAATGGCATCTTCCGCGAAGAGGTCGAGAAGGCCGGCGGCCAATTCATCGACATCTGGGACGGCTTCGTCGACGAGAGCGGCAAGTTCGTATTGACGGGTTCGGACATCAACGGCCAGCAGGTCCGCCTGCGCGGTTCGGATGGTATCAACCTGACCAAGGCAGGCAAACGCAAGCTCGCTTTTTATGTCGAGAAGGACATTCGGAAGCTGCTCGGCGAGGCAGCCGCAACGGATACCGACGTGCCGGGCGCCGAGGGACTTAAGGATCTTGTCGTGACGGCGCCGCTCGCGAACGAGGATATCGTCAAGACCCAGCCGATCAGCGTGACCGACCCGGCACTGGACGGGGCAACCGCGCTTCTCGGCGGCGACGCCCCTCCGAAAGGCACGGGCAAGAGCCCCAGGGACCTGCTTGTCGAAAAGGGCGAGATACCGCCAGCCCCTCCCGGACGCATCGACGATTTCCGTCTGGTAAAGCCGCAAGCGGTGATCAGTAGGCCGATGAGCCGGAACTGAGCGGCTACTCCCCGTAAGCGGGGCGAAGGAAACGCGTCGCAAAACATCGATCTCAAATCCCCTCGCCCGCGTGCGGGGAGAGGGGCAATCTACGATCAGCGCGGCAGGACGGTGGAGCCCATCAGCGCTTCGTCGATAGCGCGCGCTGCCTGACGGCCTTCGCGGATCGCCCAGACGACGAGCGATTGACCACGACGAACGTCGCCGGCCGTCCACAGCTTGTCGACCGAGGTCTTGTAATCCTGCTCGTTGGCAATGACGTTGGTGGAGCCGCGGCGGTCGATATTGAGGGCCAGCTTGTCGCCGAGGTCCTTGAGCACGCTGTCGGCGAAGGGACCGCGGAAACCGATGGCGATGAAGGCAAGGTCGGCCTTGATGATGAACTCGCTGCCGGCGATCGGCTTGCGACGCTCATCCACCTGACAGCACTTGACGCCGGTCAGGACACCGTCCTCATCACCGACAAATTCCAGTGTGGCGACCTGGAACTCGCGGATCGCGCCCTCGGCCTGGCTGGAGGAGGTCCGCATCTTCGTCGCCCAGAACGGCCAGACCGAAAGCTTGTCCTCCTTCTCCGGTGGCTGCGGGCGAATGTCGAGCTGGGTCACCTTGACGGCGCCCTGGCGGAAAGCGGTGCCGACGCAGTCGGACGCCGTGTCGCCGCCGCCGACGACCACGACATGCTTGCCGCCAGCGAGGATCGGATCGGACGGCCAGCCGACGCTGTCGACATTCTCGCGGCCGATGCGACGGTTTTGCTGTACGAGATAGGGCATGGCGTCGTGCACGCCGGTAAATTCCACGCCAGGAATGCCGGCGTCGCGCGGGGTTTCCGAGCCGCCGCAATAAAGCACCGCGTCATTGTCGTCGAGGAGCTTCCACATCGGCAGGTCGACACCGATATTGATGCCGCAATGGAAGGTGACACCCTCGCCCTGCATCTGCTCGACGCGACGGTCGATGAAGTTCTTCTCCATCTTGAAGTCCGGAATGCCGTAGCGCAGGAGCCCGCCGGGCTTCGATTCGCGCTCGTAGACATGAACCTCGTGGCCGGCGCGGGCGAGCTGCTGCGCGGCCGCCATGCCTGAAGGGCCGGAGCCGATGACGGCCACCTTCTTGCCGGTCTTGATCACCGCCGGCTGCGGTACGATGTAGCCCATCTCATAGGCCTTGTCGGCGATCGCCTGTTCGACCGTCTTGATCGAAACCGGCGCATCCTCAAGGTTCAACGTGCAGGCTTCCTCGCAGGGCGCCGGGCAGACGCGGCCGGTGAATTCCGGAAAATTGTTGGTCGAGTGCAGGTTACGGATCGCCTCGTCCCAGTTGCCGTTGTAAACGAGGTCGTTCCAGTCCGGTATCTGGTTGTGCACCGGGCACCCGGTCGGCCCATGGCAATAGGGAATGCCGCAGTCCATGCAGCGAGCGGCCTGCTTCTGCACTTCCTGGTCGGACATCGGAATGGTGAATTCACGGAAATGGCGGATGCGGTCGGAGGCCGGCTGGTACTTCGCCACCTGCCGGTCGATCTCCAAAAACCCAGTAACCTTGCCCATCTTACGATCCTGATATCTTCAATCTGAACAGGCGCCTTGAGGCGCGCATGAGGCCCCCGTAACCCGATCTCGGGCCGGGGGCAGTTGTCACAGGGGCCGGTTATTCGGCCGCTTCAGCCATTTTCATGCGCTCCATGTCTTCGAGCGCGCGGCGGTATTCGACCGGCATGACCTTGCGGAATTTCGGCCTGAACTCGGCCCAGCGATCGAGGATCTCCTTGGCGCGGGGCGAGCCCGTATAGTGCAGGTGGTTGGAGATGAGCTGGTAAAGCCGCTCCTCGTCGTGGCGCGTCATATCGCCCGAAACGTCCACCATGCCCTTGTGCATGAGATCGCCGCCGTGATGATGCAGCTTCTCCAGCATATCGTCCTCCTCCGGCACCGGCTGCAGCTCGACCATCGCCATGTTGCAGCGGCGGGCGAAATCGCCCTCCTCATCAAGCACATAAGCGACACCGCCGGACATGCCGGCCGCGAAGTTGCGGCCCGTTCCGCCGATCACGACGACCACTCCGCCGGTCATGTATTCGCAGCCGTGATCGCCGACACCTTCGACGACCGCGATCGCGCCGGAATTGCGCACGGCAAAGCGTTCGCCGGCGACGCCGTTGAAATAGCATTCGCCTGAGATCGCACCGTAGAGCACGGTGTTGCCGACGATGATCGACTGGTGCGGCACGATGCGGGCGTTTTCCGGCGGCCGGACGATGATGCGCCCGCCCGAAAGGCCTTTGCCGACGTAGTCGTTGCCGTCGCCCACGAGGTCGAAGGTGATGCCGCGGGCAAGGAACGCACCGAAGGACTGCCCGGCCGTGCCCTTGAGGGTCACGTGGATCGTATCATCCTTCAGTCCCTTATGGCCCCAGCGCTTGGCGAGCGCACCGGAAAGCATCGCGCCGGCCGAGCGGTCGACATTCTTGATCTCCGTTTTGAAGGCAACCGGCACTTTGGTTTCGAGCGCCGTCTTCGCCTTCTCGATCAGCTTGCGATCGAGAATATCGTCGATCGGATGGTTCTGGCGGGCCGTCCAATAGGTCGCTTCCTTCGGCGCCTCCACCTTGTGGAAAATCTTCGAGAAATCGAGACCACGGGCCTTCCAGTGTTCGATCATCCGATCACGCTCGAGCAACTCCGAAGCGCCGATGATCTCGTCGAGCTTGCTCACGCCGAGCGAGGCGAGGATCTCGCGCACTTCTTCCGCAACGAAGAAGAAGTAGTTGATGACATGCTCCGGCGTGCCCTTGAACCGCTTTCTCAGAACCGGGTCCTGCGTGGCGACGCCGACCGGACAGGTGTTCAGATGGCACTTGCGCATCATGATACAGCCGGCGGCGATCAGCGGCGCAGTCGCGAACCCGAATTCATCCGCGCCAAGCAGCGCGCCGATGATGACGTCGCGGCCGGTCTTGAGGCCACCATCGACCTGAAGGGCGACGCGCGAACGCAGCCCGTTCAAGACGAGCGTCTGCTGGGTTTCGGCAAGGCCGATTTCCCACGGGCTGCCCGCGTGTTTCAGCGAGGTCAGCGGCGAGGCGCCGGTGCCGCCGTCGAAGCCCGCAATGGTGATGTGATCGGCGCGCGCCTTGGCGACACCGGCCGCAACCGTGCCGACGCCCACTTCCGAAACGAGCTTGACCGAGACATCGGCCTCCGGATTGACGTTCTTCAGATCGTAGATCAGCTGCGCTAGATCCTCGATCGAATAGATGTCGTGATGC is a genomic window of Sinorhizobium numidicum containing:
- the galU gene encoding UTP--glucose-1-phosphate uridylyltransferase GalU, yielding MTDKRKVRKAVFPVAGLGTRFLPATKAVPKEMLTVVDKPVIQYVVDEALEAGIEHLIFVTGRSKAVIEDYFDIQVELDQTLRERNKKAEIELLDAILPKAGTTSFTRQQAPLGLGHAVWCARDLVGNEPFALLLPDMIMKGEKGCLKGMVELYEQSGGNVIAVEECAPDQAHKYGIVGVGEKIGEGFRITKMIEKPAPGTAPSNFFINGRYILQPEIFPILERQERGAGNEIQLTDGMVKLSATEPFAAYHFRGDTYDCGAKDGFILANVAFALERSDIRPTVEQPLKALLQGLR
- a CDS encoding lytic murein transglycosylase, giving the protein MIRNRRTFFRHIAAALVIAAALGSSPARADSGFQSWINNFYATAAKSGITQATYRRAFAGVKTPDPAVIEKANFQPEFKHKIWEYIDSRVNPYTTRIGQEMAAKHARTLNALERHYGVDKTILLAIWSMESNYGAVLQKDDRLHYVPRALATLAYADPKRAKFARTQLIAALKILQRGDITPRELTGSWAGAMGHTQFIPTSYLLYAVDADGNGHRDIWNSVPDALATAANLLRKNGWQPGETWGYEIVAPANAAKYAGQTKTLGQWAALGFIRPNGKGFSNPKTRAELKLPGGGKGPGFLMTRNFFVIKRYNASDSYALGVGLLADQIAGYAGMQQRWPRPDGSLDISEKFELQNRLKELGYYNGEVDGNFGSGSKAAIQAFQAQNGLAPDGEPTQHLLRALRK
- a CDS encoding DUF459 domain-containing protein; protein product: MTMLTTRDAGKGRFLRPLRLAPIFMGAMAMLVAGLFATMAEAQEPVPRRNLLQKFFGVFVPQRRIYYQDQYDFPRQPRPRRMQKRRQQPAEPQQPRQQRAKPRLAETPPPAPVVEKSPDAKKVLVVGDFVAGSLGDGLKVAFETTPGIAVETRASGSSGLVRNDYFDWPKILSDYVSELKPSVIVVSLGANDRQLMQIGDTKEKFRTDVWMEEYRRRVNAFAALARKDKLPVLWVGMPPFQSTAMTADMVTFNGIFREEVEKAGGQFIDIWDGFVDESGKFVLTGSDINGQQVRLRGSDGINLTKAGKRKLAFYVEKDIRKLLGEAAATDTDVPGAEGLKDLVVTAPLANEDIVKTQPISVTDPALDGATALLGGDAPPKGTGKSPRDLLVEKGEIPPAPPGRIDDFRLVKPQAVISRPMSRN
- a CDS encoding glutamate synthase subunit beta, producing MGKVTGFLEIDRQVAKYQPASDRIRHFREFTIPMSDQEVQKQAARCMDCGIPYCHGPTGCPVHNQIPDWNDLVYNGNWDEAIRNLHSTNNFPEFTGRVCPAPCEEACTLNLEDAPVSIKTVEQAIADKAYEMGYIVPQPAVIKTGKKVAVIGSGPSGMAAAQQLARAGHEVHVYERESKPGGLLRYGIPDFKMEKNFIDRRVEQMQGEGVTFHCGINIGVDLPMWKLLDDNDAVLYCGGSETPRDAGIPGVEFTGVHDAMPYLVQQNRRIGRENVDSVGWPSDPILAGGKHVVVVGGGDTASDCVGTAFRQGAVKVTQLDIRPQPPEKEDKLSVWPFWATKMRTSSSQAEGAIREFQVATLEFVGDEDGVLTGVKCCQVDERRKPIAGSEFIIKADLAFIAIGFRGPFADSVLKDLGDKLALNIDRRGSTNVIANEQDYKTSVDKLWTAGDVRRGQSLVVWAIREGRQAARAIDEALMGSTVLPR